In a single window of the Leptospira sanjuanensis genome:
- the infB gene encoding translation initiation factor IF-2 — protein sequence MEDKNKTIKETLQGAADAGKRKKLIIKKKGDETPSPSPSASPKKEAAADSAPAKPVTPLPPRGDSGQSPIVRPAPSSQRDVKSEESPKKPDPGQGGARPPRDRDPQGQSGDSSYPTSRSPFQKEDSNIIVSRPTQGGGYQGRSGSGQGGGYQGNRGPGQGGGYQGNRGPGQGGGYQGNRGPGQGGGYQGNRGPGQGGGYQGNRGPGQGGGYQGNRGPGQGGGYQGNRGPGQGGPGGGNRFGGGPGGRTGGGPGGRPMPITSAEVELSQARGAAGANKKKDHGKEKTSTDKRDFSGAENTKFFKQRFKKTKVAGVSGISVPKEITVLENVQVGELAKKMNLKPGDVIGKLMKMGMMVTINNIIDAETAALLADEYGCKVKVVSLYEETIIEEEKDNEEDYINRPPVVTIMGHVDHGKTKLLDTIRRSSVIDTESGGITQHIGAYQVRTARGLITFLDTPGHEAFTSMRARGAKVTDIVILVVAADDGVMPQTLEAISHAKAAEVPIIVAINKIDLPTANPDKIMQELANHGLQSEEWGGQTMYAKISARENIGIDKLLEMILLQAEVMDLKSNPKRRAKGTIIEAKLDPGRGSVATVLIQNGTLRVGDPFVAGVFSGRVRAMYNDLGQLIEEAGPAFPAQVTGIDGVPDAGAPFDAMADEKEARNISQHRIEFERIGNAGAAAGTSSKVTLENMNEFIKQGALKELKVIIKADVRGSAEAIKESLEKLSTPEVKLNVIQSGAGAIVDMDVMLASASNALIIGFHVRANPKTIALAEKEQVQIKYYNIIYQVVDEIKLAMEGLLEPEKIEEVIGAAEIREIFKVSKVGNIAGCMVTSGRIQKSANVRVISDGVTKFDGKLKSLKRVKDDVNDVVSGFECGIQVDGFNDFKVGDIIEAYNVTVIKRKLE from the coding sequence ATGGAAGACAAAAATAAGACGATCAAGGAAACGCTCCAGGGCGCAGCGGACGCGGGAAAACGCAAGAAGCTGATCATTAAAAAGAAAGGCGACGAAACTCCGTCTCCTTCCCCCTCTGCATCTCCTAAGAAAGAAGCGGCCGCCGATTCTGCTCCTGCAAAACCGGTTACCCCGCTGCCTCCAAGAGGCGATTCCGGTCAATCACCGATCGTCCGTCCCGCTCCTTCCTCTCAGAGAGACGTTAAAAGCGAAGAATCTCCGAAAAAGCCGGACCCAGGACAAGGCGGTGCCCGTCCTCCAAGAGACAGGGACCCGCAAGGACAAAGTGGAGATTCTTCCTATCCGACTTCCCGTTCTCCTTTTCAAAAAGAAGATTCTAATATCATCGTATCCAGGCCGACGCAAGGCGGCGGTTATCAAGGGCGTAGCGGCTCCGGTCAAGGCGGCGGTTATCAAGGAAATCGCGGTCCGGGTCAAGGCGGCGGTTACCAAGGAAATCGCGGCCCGGGACAAGGCGGCGGTTACCAAGGAAATCGTGGTCCAGGACAAGGCGGCGGTTACCAAGGAAATCGTGGTCCAGGACAAGGCGGCGGTTACCAAGGAAATCGCGGCCCGGGTCAAGGCGGCGGCTACCAAGGAAATCGTGGTCCGGGACAAGGCGGCGGTTACCAAGGAAATCGCGGCCCGGGACAAGGCGGACCCGGAGGTGGAAATCGTTTCGGCGGCGGTCCAGGTGGCCGTACTGGTGGAGGCCCAGGTGGCCGTCCTATGCCGATTACTTCCGCGGAAGTGGAACTTTCTCAAGCACGAGGCGCGGCCGGTGCGAACAAAAAGAAAGACCACGGAAAGGAAAAAACTTCCACCGATAAGAGGGATTTTTCCGGCGCGGAAAACACGAAATTCTTTAAACAAAGATTCAAAAAGACGAAGGTCGCGGGTGTTTCCGGGATTTCCGTACCGAAAGAAATTACAGTATTAGAAAATGTGCAAGTAGGCGAACTCGCTAAGAAGATGAACCTCAAACCGGGGGACGTCATCGGAAAACTCATGAAAATGGGTATGATGGTGACGATCAACAACATCATCGACGCGGAAACGGCTGCGCTTCTCGCGGATGAATACGGCTGTAAGGTGAAAGTCGTTTCTCTTTACGAAGAGACCATCATCGAAGAAGAAAAAGACAACGAAGAAGATTATATCAATCGTCCTCCGGTCGTTACGATCATGGGACACGTCGACCACGGTAAGACGAAATTGCTCGATACGATTCGCAGAAGTTCCGTGATCGATACCGAATCCGGCGGAATCACTCAGCATATCGGTGCGTATCAGGTAAGAACCGCTCGCGGTCTCATTACCTTCTTGGATACCCCGGGTCACGAAGCGTTTACTTCGATGAGAGCGCGCGGTGCGAAAGTAACCGACATCGTGATTCTCGTAGTCGCGGCGGACGACGGTGTAATGCCTCAAACCCTGGAGGCGATCAGTCACGCGAAAGCGGCGGAAGTTCCGATCATCGTTGCCATCAACAAGATCGATCTTCCGACTGCAAATCCCGACAAGATCATGCAGGAACTTGCCAACCACGGTCTTCAATCCGAAGAGTGGGGCGGGCAGACGATGTATGCGAAGATTTCCGCTCGTGAAAACATCGGAATCGATAAACTTTTGGAAATGATTCTTCTCCAAGCGGAAGTGATGGATCTCAAATCCAATCCGAAACGGAGAGCGAAAGGAACGATCATCGAAGCGAAACTCGATCCGGGTCGCGGTTCGGTTGCAACCGTTCTGATCCAAAACGGAACTCTCCGCGTGGGAGATCCGTTCGTCGCGGGAGTATTCTCCGGTCGCGTAAGGGCGATGTACAACGACCTCGGTCAATTGATCGAAGAAGCGGGACCAGCGTTCCCGGCTCAGGTTACCGGGATCGACGGCGTTCCCGATGCGGGCGCACCGTTCGACGCGATGGCGGATGAAAAAGAAGCCAGAAATATTTCTCAACACAGAATCGAGTTCGAAAGAATCGGAAACGCGGGAGCCGCTGCCGGAACTTCTTCCAAAGTAACCCTTGAGAACATGAACGAGTTCATCAAACAAGGCGCTCTGAAAGAACTCAAGGTCATCATCAAGGCGGACGTTCGCGGTTCTGCGGAAGCGATCAAGGAATCCTTGGAAAAACTTTCCACACCGGAAGTGAAGCTGAACGTAATCCAATCCGGCGCAGGCGCCATCGTGGATATGGACGTGATGCTCGCTTCCGCTTCGAACGCGCTTATCATCGGGTTTCACGTTCGTGCGAATCCGAAGACGATCGCTTTGGCGGAAAAAGAACAGGTTCAGATCAAGTATTACAATATCATCTATCAAGTCGTGGACGAGATCAAACTCGCGATGGAAGGACTTCTCGAACCGGAAAAGATCGAAGAAGTTATCGGAGCCGCGGAGATCCGGGAAATCTTCAAGGTTTCCAAGGTCGGAAACATCGCCGGTTGTATGGTTACTTCGGGAAGAATCCAGAAGTCCGCGAATGTGCGCGTAATCAGCGACGGAGTTACGAAGTTCGACGGGAAACTGAAATCCCTCAAACGGGTCAAAGACGATGTGAACGACGTCGTATCCGGTTTCGAGTGCGGTATCCAAGTGGACGGATTCAACGACTTTAAAGTCGGAGATATCATCGAAGCTTACAACGTTACCGTGATAAAACGGAAACTTGAATAG
- the rbfA gene encoding 30S ribosome-binding factor RbfA produces the protein MNPIRRRKIEAEAVRTVAMMILSGKVKDPRVHMVSVHRAEISDDGKNMRVYVTAICTDKKKLKVLSGLNSAAGLFQTTLSGKLGLRITPRMQFLWDEEYIQSLDESLRLTRKPTNPD, from the coding sequence GTGAATCCGATCCGAAGAAGAAAAATCGAAGCGGAAGCAGTTCGAACCGTTGCGATGATGATCCTATCGGGAAAGGTAAAAGATCCGAGAGTTCATATGGTTTCCGTTCACCGCGCGGAGATTTCCGACGACGGAAAGAACATGCGCGTTTATGTGACCGCGATCTGCACGGATAAAAAGAAATTAAAAGTGTTGTCCGGACTGAACAGCGCAGCCGGTCTGTTTCAGACGACGCTGTCCGGAAAGTTAGGACTTAGAATCACACCAAGAATGCAATTCCTCTGGGATGAGGAATATATTCAGAGTTTGGATGAATCACTCAGACTTACCAGAAAACCCACAAATCCGGACTGA
- the rimP gene encoding ribosome maturation factor RimP, which yields MTVSREEISSILDGVLHLPVKLYSLKVNQRPNHSLIEIVLDNLEHPYGSVSLLECEHVSRKLKEELERISPDLDYTLKVSSAGAERKLDLPGDLDRFRGIPVRLIFLSEQSENPQEGIFRIVGREGDQVILEKFQKGKKSAGKKQTTLNLKDILKGNLYVSI from the coding sequence TTGACAGTAAGCAGGGAAGAAATCAGCAGTATTCTGGATGGCGTCCTGCATTTGCCTGTCAAGCTGTACTCATTAAAGGTCAACCAAAGGCCTAACCACTCGTTGATCGAGATCGTCTTGGACAATCTTGAACATCCGTATGGTTCAGTCAGCCTTCTGGAATGTGAGCATGTTTCCAGAAAACTGAAAGAAGAGTTAGAACGGATCTCACCGGATCTGGATTACACTCTTAAAGTTTCCTCCGCAGGGGCGGAACGGAAACTCGACCTTCCGGGAGACCTGGATCGTTTCCGGGGAATACCGGTTCGTCTGATTTTTCTATCCGAACAATCAGAGAATCCCCAGGAAGGAATTTTTCGGATAGTGGGACGCGAAGGGGATCAGGTGATTCTGGAAAAATTCCAGAAGGGTAAAAAATCTGCGGGAAAAAAGCAGACGACCCTGAACCTCAAGGATATACTGAAAGGGAATCTCTACGTAAGTATTTGA
- the pnp gene encoding polyribonucleotide nucleotidyltransferase, translating into MAHTISGQYGRDTIVLETGNWAKQAHGAVVYRSGNLVLLATVCAADEAKEGQDFFPLTCEYTEKLYSVGRFPGGYFKREAKPPEHEILISRIIDRPIRPLFPEGYFCEVQLQVQVLSADGDVSVAGHALNAASAALAVSDIPFNGPIAGARIGRINGELILNPTTKELVNSDLDLVVAGTKTHIVMIEGEAKELSNEEMLAALRFAQKHIAEFVALQEEFAKKIGVVKREVKLKVRDAELLAKVKEYAFDKLTAANQTPDKTARNKEISNVNKEVVDFFKQTVEESDKIKDIKAYLHELEYEIVREQVLSKGTRFDGRKLDEIRQISVEVNPLPGPHGSSVFTRGQTQSLGVVTLGTGADNQRYETLEGQKEKSFMLHYNFPAFSVGEVRRSSGPGRREIGHGNLAERALKLVLPKPDEFPYVIRVVSEILESNGSSSMASVCSGSLALMAAGVPIKGSVSGIAMGLFSDSSGKYAVLSDIAGLEDHFGDMDCKIAGTRKGITAFQMDLKVTGVSFDVLESVFAQAQKGRFYILDIMEKHISTASPTLAGTAPRIIVRNIPKDRIGELIGPGGKNVRGISELTGAELYIEDDGRVTISGSNQESAEKAAKMVDGFFTEVEVGKIYEGKVKRIADFGAFVEILPGKEGLCHISKIDFKRVNSVKDIVKEGDIIRVKVLNVDKTGKIDLSRKDALEEEQEA; encoded by the coding sequence ATGGCACATACAATCTCCGGCCAATACGGCCGCGATACTATCGTTTTAGAAACAGGGAACTGGGCAAAACAGGCTCATGGAGCCGTAGTCTATCGTTCCGGGAATCTGGTTTTACTTGCTACCGTTTGCGCCGCCGACGAAGCAAAAGAGGGACAGGACTTCTTTCCTCTTACTTGCGAATATACCGAGAAACTCTATTCCGTCGGCCGCTTTCCGGGCGGCTACTTCAAAAGAGAAGCGAAACCCCCCGAGCATGAAATTCTAATTTCCAGAATCATAGACAGACCGATTCGTCCTTTGTTTCCGGAAGGATATTTTTGCGAAGTTCAGTTGCAAGTGCAGGTTCTTTCCGCGGACGGAGACGTTTCCGTTGCGGGACACGCATTGAATGCGGCGAGTGCAGCATTAGCGGTTTCTGATATTCCATTCAACGGTCCGATCGCGGGCGCAAGAATCGGAAGAATCAACGGAGAATTGATCCTCAATCCGACTACGAAAGAACTCGTAAATTCCGATTTGGATCTCGTCGTTGCCGGAACTAAAACTCACATCGTAATGATCGAGGGAGAAGCGAAGGAGCTTTCCAACGAGGAAATGCTCGCGGCGCTTCGTTTCGCACAGAAACACATCGCGGAATTCGTAGCTCTTCAGGAAGAATTCGCGAAAAAAATCGGCGTCGTTAAAAGAGAAGTCAAACTCAAAGTGCGCGACGCGGAACTTCTTGCGAAGGTGAAGGAATACGCGTTTGATAAGCTGACCGCAGCCAATCAAACTCCGGACAAAACCGCGAGAAATAAAGAAATTTCTAATGTAAATAAGGAAGTCGTAGACTTCTTCAAACAAACCGTGGAAGAGTCCGACAAGATCAAGGACATCAAAGCTTACCTTCACGAATTGGAATATGAAATCGTTCGCGAACAGGTTTTGTCGAAAGGAACTCGTTTCGACGGAAGAAAGTTGGACGAAATTCGTCAGATTTCCGTAGAAGTAAATCCTCTTCCCGGTCCTCACGGTTCTTCCGTTTTTACCAGAGGTCAAACCCAGTCTTTGGGAGTGGTCACTCTCGGAACGGGCGCCGACAACCAAAGATACGAAACACTCGAAGGACAAAAAGAAAAGTCCTTTATGCTTCACTATAACTTCCCCGCGTTTTCCGTGGGTGAGGTTCGCAGATCTTCCGGTCCGGGAAGAAGAGAAATCGGACACGGAAATCTCGCAGAACGCGCGTTAAAGCTTGTTCTTCCGAAGCCGGACGAATTTCCGTATGTGATTCGCGTCGTATCCGAAATCTTAGAATCCAACGGTTCCAGTTCGATGGCCTCCGTTTGTTCCGGTTCTCTCGCGCTGATGGCTGCGGGCGTTCCGATCAAAGGAAGCGTTTCCGGAATCGCGATGGGACTTTTCTCCGATTCTTCCGGTAAGTATGCGGTTCTTTCCGATATCGCCGGTTTGGAAGATCATTTCGGAGACATGGACTGCAAAATCGCGGGAACCAGAAAAGGAATCACGGCGTTCCAAATGGACTTGAAGGTGACAGGCGTCAGCTTCGACGTTTTGGAAAGCGTATTCGCTCAGGCGCAAAAAGGAAGATTCTATATTCTTGATATTATGGAGAAACATATCTCCACCGCATCGCCTACGTTAGCCGGAACTGCTCCTAGAATCATCGTTCGAAACATTCCTAAGGATAGAATCGGCGAATTGATCGGACCGGGCGGTAAAAACGTCCGCGGTATCAGCGAATTGACCGGAGCTGAACTTTACATCGAGGACGACGGGCGCGTAACCATTTCCGGTTCGAACCAAGAGTCCGCGGAAAAAGCCGCGAAGATGGTCGACGGTTTTTTTACCGAAGTGGAAGTAGGGAAGATCTACGAAGGAAAAGTGAAACGAATCGCCGACTTCGGCGCGTTCGTCGAAATTCTTCCCGGAAAAGAAGGTCTTTGCCATATCTCCAAGATCGATTTCAAACGAGTGAATTCGGTAAAAGACATCGTCAAAGAGGGCGATATTATTCGAGTGAAGGTTCTGAACGTCGATAAGACCGGAAAGATCGATCTCTCCAGAAAAGACGCTCTCGAAGAAGAACAAGAAGCATAA
- the nusA gene encoding transcription termination factor NusA produces the protein MAVKKTQSEGNLLEAIQQFCADKSLDREAVMGVIRDSLITAYKKKSGLEGLEESEDSETPSPVTVEFASGKDSVVIAIAKKVVEGAASSALEISLEDAKAIDASAEVGSVVSFREKPVELSRIISSQAKQMVFQRLKDMEKELLYNEYKAKEGELTHGYFQRWKKDAMSIDLGKVEGIMPRREQNPGEKYHSGDRLKAIIQRVELRPREPIPVITLSRASADFVRKLFEMEIPEIYDGLVEIVNVARQPSIRTKVVVRATRGDIDPVGACVGMKGVRIQSIVRELGNERIDIVESSDDAAEFIANAISPAKPVEVKVDGSGREAMVVVPDDQLSLAIGINGSNVKLASQLAGYKIDIKTVAQYNAELASPEARERLERLFYTPAEEAKVQPEQEEEEEGLTPLEDLPGLSARIVGILKSEGIKDLETLIEYSQDDLAKLQGIGHTTAGQILKLLRESVEWVEDN, from the coding sequence ATGGCAGTTAAGAAGACACAATCGGAAGGAAATCTGTTGGAGGCGATCCAACAATTTTGTGCGGACAAGTCCCTCGATCGGGAAGCCGTTATGGGAGTCATTCGTGATTCTCTCATAACCGCATATAAGAAAAAGTCCGGCCTCGAAGGTCTGGAAGAGTCCGAAGATTCGGAAACACCTTCGCCCGTTACCGTAGAGTTTGCGTCCGGTAAAGACAGCGTAGTCATCGCAATCGCAAAAAAAGTAGTGGAGGGCGCGGCTTCCTCCGCTCTCGAAATCAGTTTAGAAGATGCTAAAGCGATCGACGCTTCTGCGGAAGTCGGTTCGGTCGTTTCGTTCCGCGAAAAACCCGTGGAACTCTCGCGGATTATCTCCAGCCAAGCGAAGCAGATGGTCTTTCAAAGACTGAAAGATATGGAGAAGGAACTTCTCTATAACGAGTATAAGGCGAAAGAAGGCGAACTCACTCACGGTTATTTCCAGAGATGGAAAAAAGACGCGATGAGCATCGACCTCGGTAAAGTGGAAGGAATCATGCCTCGCCGTGAACAGAATCCGGGTGAAAAGTATCACAGCGGAGACAGACTCAAAGCAATCATTCAAAGAGTGGAACTTCGTCCGAGAGAACCGATCCCAGTGATTACTCTCTCCAGAGCTTCCGCGGATTTCGTTCGTAAATTGTTCGAAATGGAAATTCCGGAAATCTACGACGGACTCGTGGAAATCGTAAACGTAGCCAGACAACCTTCCATCAGAACGAAGGTTGTAGTTCGTGCGACCCGAGGCGACATCGATCCGGTCGGCGCTTGCGTCGGTATGAAAGGGGTTCGGATCCAATCCATCGTACGGGAGCTCGGTAACGAAAGAATCGATATCGTAGAATCTTCCGACGACGCTGCAGAATTTATCGCGAACGCGATTTCTCCCGCAAAACCGGTCGAAGTGAAGGTGGACGGTTCCGGAAGAGAAGCGATGGTAGTCGTGCCCGACGATCAACTTTCTTTGGCGATCGGAATCAACGGTTCCAACGTAAAACTTGCGTCTCAGTTGGCGGGTTACAAAATCGATATTAAAACCGTGGCTCAATACAACGCGGAACTTGCTTCTCCGGAGGCGAGAGAAAGACTGGAAAGGCTTTTTTATACTCCTGCGGAAGAAGCAAAAGTTCAACCGGAACAAGAAGAAGAGGAAGAAGGATTGACTCCTCTGGAAGATCTACCCGGACTCTCGGCCCGTATTGTCGGGATCTTGAAGAGCGAAGGCATCAAGGATCTGGAAACCCTGATCGAATACAGCCAAGACGATCTGGCAAAACTGCAAGGAATCGGACATACGACCGCCGGACAGATTCTCAAGTTACTCCGAGAATCCGTGGAATGGGTGGAGGATAACTGA
- the truB gene encoding tRNA pseudouridine(55) synthase TruB has protein sequence MNHSDLPENPQIRTESGFLLIHKPEGMTSSDLVVTARKKLRFKKIGHTGTLDRAASGLMILPVGSCTSFSSVFLEKEKSYEAWVRPGESTDSGDKEGEILESLPREQTETWFHEHQDKLKQLFLEVPTWESQEAPDVSALKVNGRRRSDLFREGVALVPAVRKIKIYQYELWTFSPESIVFKIRVSAGTYIRKIVMDISERAGFPMRLERLVRTSIGKLNLSQADSYENLLEGKVTIHPPEAILEFPTVEIPGTEVRAVLNGRKTKLEWIPGTEFLLVSPEGEILAWCKKEEHGIHELDYKYLRVFPKN, from the coding sequence ATGAATCACTCAGACTTACCAGAAAACCCACAAATCCGGACTGAATCCGGATTTTTACTGATCCACAAACCGGAAGGAATGACCTCTTCGGATCTTGTGGTCACCGCCCGTAAAAAACTCAGATTCAAAAAGATCGGTCATACCGGAACCTTGGATCGGGCCGCGAGCGGACTTATGATTCTCCCCGTCGGAAGCTGCACGAGTTTTTCCAGCGTATTCTTGGAAAAAGAAAAATCCTACGAGGCTTGGGTCAGACCGGGAGAATCCACCGACTCGGGCGACAAAGAAGGAGAAATCTTGGAATCCCTTCCGAGGGAACAAACGGAAACTTGGTTTCACGAACACCAGGATAAACTCAAACAATTGTTTCTCGAAGTTCCGACCTGGGAAAGTCAGGAAGCTCCCGATGTCTCCGCGCTCAAGGTCAATGGGAGAAGAAGATCGGATCTGTTTCGCGAAGGAGTCGCGCTTGTTCCTGCGGTTCGAAAAATCAAGATCTATCAATACGAACTCTGGACATTCTCCCCTGAATCGATCGTTTTTAAGATCCGGGTTTCGGCCGGAACCTATATCCGCAAGATCGTAATGGATATTTCCGAACGTGCGGGGTTTCCGATGCGGCTCGAACGACTGGTCCGTACGAGCATAGGCAAATTAAACCTGAGCCAAGCGGATTCTTATGAAAATCTGTTGGAAGGGAAGGTTACGATTCATCCGCCGGAAGCGATCTTAGAATTCCCGACCGTGGAAATTCCGGGAACCGAGGTTCGTGCGGTTCTGAACGGCAGAAAGACAAAACTCGAATGGATTCCCGGAACAGAATTTCTTCTCGTTTCACCCGAAGGAGAGATTCTCGCGTGGTGCAAAAAAGAAGAACATGGAATTCACGAGTTAGATTATAAATATTTAAGAGTCTTTCCTAAAAATTAG
- the rpsO gene encoding 30S ribosomal protein S15: MIATEQKKQIISNFARKAGDTGSTEVQVALIDARIKELNEHFKSHKKDFHSKTGLLRLVSKRKKLLDYLKRTELDRYKKLIETLGLRK, translated from the coding sequence ATGATAGCTACTGAACAGAAAAAACAAATTATCAGTAATTTTGCCCGCAAAGCGGGAGACACCGGTTCAACCGAAGTGCAAGTCGCTCTGATTGATGCGAGAATCAAAGAACTCAACGAACATTTCAAGTCACACAAAAAGGATTTTCATTCTAAAACCGGTCTTTTAAGACTCGTAAGCAAAAGAAAGAAACTTCTGGATTATCTCAAAAGAACCGAATTAGACCGTTACAAAAAACTGATCGAAACTCTCGGACTCCGTAAGTAA
- a CDS encoding LIC_12708 family protein, whose product MRNLKSISKNHTAKRGTSILFFGIVFLGAAILSCTRFKVDNYNSYLYGRIKLGSTLADIQAKVLNGVPTNLPQTLPVVSSKIYVPDFEQSLLKVFSTDGELKFILGTTKEKVGDKYKLIPAKIGKIGLVAVNGDEEIYLQSRTGKEEQPKVDPANEDIFLKKSGSFDTEYREAIPSAILHFSDAGKLLNTIYVEGISGTTPFGYIERMETGEDDLLFVFHRSGGEMKLSVYDNGTLLRSIGASNFSEVISDTETAQARLETILPHPEGKYAVASFSVFDKKNSRFKSRKIFKYDFETKTATPLKEIQDPSESLYWILKDNNFFIWETETEEESSIRLQVHDDEGNHVNNIRLNYLPPRGLWRETWMDLNDEIYSARIKSGYLEIHKWK is encoded by the coding sequence ATGAGAAATCTCAAATCAATTTCCAAAAATCACACCGCAAAACGCGGGACGTCGATTCTATTCTTTGGAATCGTTTTTTTAGGCGCGGCAATTCTAAGTTGTACACGTTTCAAAGTGGACAATTACAACTCTTATCTTTACGGAAGAATCAAGTTAGGCAGCACGCTCGCGGACATTCAGGCCAAAGTTTTGAACGGCGTTCCCACCAACCTCCCCCAAACCCTGCCCGTAGTTTCGAGCAAGATCTATGTTCCCGACTTCGAACAATCCTTATTGAAAGTATTCTCCACCGATGGAGAACTCAAATTCATCTTGGGAACGACAAAGGAAAAAGTCGGAGACAAATACAAACTGATTCCCGCAAAAATCGGAAAGATCGGACTCGTCGCGGTGAACGGCGACGAAGAGATTTATCTTCAATCCAGAACGGGAAAGGAAGAACAACCCAAAGTGGATCCCGCCAACGAAGATATCTTCCTAAAAAAGAGCGGATCGTTCGACACGGAATACAGAGAAGCGATTCCTTCCGCAATATTACATTTTTCGGATGCTGGAAAACTTTTGAACACGATCTACGTGGAAGGAATTTCGGGAACCACTCCGTTCGGATATATCGAACGGATGGAAACCGGAGAAGACGACCTCCTTTTCGTCTTTCACAGATCCGGAGGAGAAATGAAACTATCCGTGTATGACAACGGAACCCTTCTTCGATCGATCGGAGCTTCCAATTTTTCGGAAGTGATTTCCGATACGGAAACGGCGCAAGCGAGACTGGAAACCATTCTCCCTCATCCGGAAGGAAAATACGCCGTCGCATCGTTCAGCGTGTTCGATAAAAAGAATTCCAGATTCAAATCCCGCAAAATTTTCAAATACGACTTCGAAACCAAAACCGCGACTCCTCTGAAGGAAATCCAAGATCCTTCCGAGTCCCTGTATTGGATATTAAAAGATAATAATTTCTTTATATGGGAAACGGAAACCGAAGAGGAAAGTTCGATCCGCCTTCAGGTTCACGACGACGAAGGAAACCACGTCAACAACATCCGCCTGAACTATCTTCCGCCGAGAGGACTCTGGAGAGAAACCTGGATGGATCTAAACGACGAAATCTATTCCGCCAGGATCAAATCCGGTTATCTGGAAATCCATAAATGGAAATAA